In Corallococcus macrosporus, the following are encoded in one genomic region:
- a CDS encoding alpha/beta hydrolase family protein produces the protein MKSFHRHVLLACLFLSACSKPAPPTSVNLRKTFRTQLKVEPEQRIPAPTPRKELFELVRYPAPLGTNAAYVTPVREGAKRPAVVWIHGGMDFGIGALAWAHSSRSNDQSARAFREAGLVLMLPSLRGSNDNPGAREYFLGEVDDVVAAIDFVAQRPDVDPARIYVAGHSTGGTVALMAAVLSPRLKGAYVFGPVHDVSEYAHYVPLLGQARGPELWMRNPVSYVEHLRVPTQVIEGSDHGNMDAFEPLRAAAKGAPLSFLAVPGATHFSVLAPVTELLAKRLMEAKADAPTVMLTDAEAREAVAAEQE, from the coding sequence ATGAAGTCCTTCCACCGTCATGTCCTGCTGGCCTGTCTGTTTCTCTCTGCGTGCTCCAAGCCCGCGCCGCCCACGTCCGTGAACCTTCGAAAGACCTTCCGCACGCAGTTGAAGGTGGAGCCCGAGCAGCGCATTCCCGCGCCCACGCCGCGAAAGGAGCTGTTCGAACTGGTGCGCTATCCCGCGCCGCTGGGCACGAACGCGGCCTACGTCACGCCCGTGCGGGAAGGCGCGAAGCGGCCCGCGGTGGTGTGGATCCACGGTGGCATGGACTTCGGGATCGGCGCCCTGGCGTGGGCGCATTCGTCCCGGAGCAATGATCAGAGCGCGCGGGCGTTTCGTGAGGCGGGGCTGGTGTTGATGCTGCCGTCCTTGCGAGGGTCGAACGACAACCCGGGCGCGCGTGAGTACTTCCTGGGCGAGGTGGATGACGTGGTGGCCGCCATCGACTTCGTGGCGCAGCGCCCTGACGTGGACCCCGCGCGCATCTACGTCGCGGGCCACAGCACGGGAGGCACGGTGGCGCTGATGGCGGCGGTGCTGTCGCCGCGCTTGAAGGGAGCCTACGTGTTCGGCCCGGTGCACGACGTGTCGGAGTACGCGCACTACGTCCCGCTGCTGGGACAGGCCCGTGGGCCGGAGCTGTGGATGCGCAACCCGGTGAGCTACGTGGAGCACCTGCGCGTGCCCACGCAGGTCATCGAGGGCTCGGACCACGGGAACATGGACGCATTCGAACCGCTGCGCGCGGCGGCGAAGGGCGCACCGCTGTCGTTCCTCGCCGTGCCGGGTGCCACGCACTTCAGCGTGCTCGCGCCCGTGACGGAGCTGCTGGCGAAGCGGCTCATGGAAGCGAAGGCGGACGCGCCCACGGTGATGCTCACGGACGCGGAGGCCCGTGAGGCCGTGGCCGCTGAGCAGGAGTAG
- a CDS encoding glutathione S-transferase family protein codes for MRLYDYLPSANGYKVRTLLNQLGVAYELVPVDIFAGESHTADFHAKNPDGRIPVLEPEPGRFLAESNAILLFLAEGTRFLPEDRFARAQVHQWMFFEQNAVEPNLGTARFWLLTGRQPPESDVLRNRIQNGERALATLERHLGKHPFLVAERYTVADVCLYAYTHLAPEAGVDLVPYPSVRAWLERVKAQPGFLGPVPPYSANAHVFRDSP; via the coding sequence ATGCGCCTCTACGACTATCTCCCCTCCGCGAATGGCTACAAGGTCCGCACGCTGCTGAACCAACTGGGCGTCGCGTACGAGCTGGTGCCGGTGGACATCTTCGCTGGGGAGAGCCACACGGCGGACTTCCACGCGAAGAACCCGGACGGCCGCATCCCGGTGCTGGAGCCGGAGCCCGGGCGGTTCCTCGCGGAGTCCAACGCCATCCTGTTGTTCCTCGCGGAGGGCACTCGGTTCCTGCCGGAGGACCGCTTCGCGCGGGCGCAGGTGCACCAGTGGATGTTCTTCGAACAGAACGCGGTGGAGCCGAACCTGGGCACCGCACGCTTCTGGCTCCTCACCGGCCGGCAGCCGCCAGAGTCCGACGTGCTCCGCAATCGCATCCAGAACGGCGAGCGCGCGCTGGCCACGCTGGAGCGGCACCTGGGCAAACACCCGTTCCTAGTGGCGGAGCGCTACACCGTCGCGGACGTCTGCCTTTACGCGTACACGCACCTGGCGCCGGAGGCGGGCGTGGACCTCGTGCCCTACCCATCCGTGCGCGCGTGGCTGGAGCGCGTGAAGGCCCAGCCCGGCTTCCTGGGCCCCGTGCCGCCCTACTCCGCGAACGCGCACGTGTTCAGGGACAGCCCTTAA
- a CDS encoding alpha/beta hydrolase: MSRILLAAVLALGLSACSDDPDEVTPDSGTSTTDAGRDAGTDVDAGTDVDAGTDAGTGVDAGTDAGTGTDAGTSSSHGSGKLACSKTGTVSTDAGTLTYCVAQVGATEVKYIEPKQGIAPGPMRLAIYLHGDGAATYNGNNPRSLFTHGGWTYGHNTLYVTALAPNKCAWWTVPERTDCTTEAPIEARDLEGKNAAELVSLIEALRKGWDIQDGPILFGGSSGGSIQLTASFLPRYGDRYPGVYALSCGGEKPWSGSMNWDASNAALRAGTKFYFTYGDQDYLLQDIQAAEQYLTGLQFPVNDKVIAGAAHCAFDQVGRVTEVWNEATAQ; the protein is encoded by the coding sequence ATGTCCCGCATCCTCCTCGCCGCCGTTCTCGCCCTGGGTCTGTCCGCGTGCTCCGACGACCCCGATGAAGTCACGCCTGACTCAGGCACCTCCACCACGGATGCGGGCCGCGACGCGGGCACGGACGTGGACGCCGGCACCGACGTGGACGCGGGCACGGACGCGGGCACCGGCGTCGACGCGGGCACGGACGCTGGGACGGGCACGGACGCGGGCACAAGCAGCTCGCACGGCTCCGGCAAGCTCGCGTGCAGCAAGACGGGCACGGTGAGCACGGATGCGGGCACGCTGACGTACTGCGTGGCGCAGGTGGGCGCGACGGAGGTGAAGTACATCGAGCCGAAGCAGGGCATCGCGCCCGGGCCCATGCGGCTGGCCATCTACCTGCACGGTGACGGCGCGGCCACGTACAACGGCAACAACCCGCGCTCGCTGTTCACGCACGGCGGTTGGACGTACGGGCACAACACGCTCTACGTGACGGCGCTCGCGCCCAACAAGTGCGCGTGGTGGACGGTGCCGGAGCGCACGGACTGCACCACGGAGGCGCCCATCGAGGCGCGCGACCTGGAGGGCAAGAACGCGGCGGAGCTGGTGTCGCTCATCGAGGCGCTGCGCAAGGGCTGGGACATCCAGGACGGCCCCATCCTCTTCGGCGGCTCGTCGGGTGGCTCCATCCAGCTGACGGCCAGCTTCCTGCCGCGCTACGGCGACCGCTACCCGGGCGTCTACGCGCTGAGCTGCGGCGGTGAGAAGCCGTGGTCGGGCAGCATGAACTGGGACGCGTCGAACGCGGCGCTGCGCGCGGGCACGAAGTTCTACTTCACGTACGGCGACCAGGATTACCTCCTCCAGGACATCCAGGCGGCGGAGCAGTACCTCACCGGGCTCCAGTTCCCGGTGAACGACAAGGTCATCGCGGGCGCTGCGCACTGCGCGTTCGACCAGGTGGGCCGCGTCACGGAAGTGTGGAACGAGGCCACCGCGCAGTAA
- a CDS encoding cytochrome P450 has product MAERVNLLAPEVRANPYPVYAELRRTAPVCQVEPGGLWALTRFEDVAAAFKNPQVFSSAGVRTTTAPPWLGHNPFSESMIVMDPPHHMRLRTLVSRAWTPAAVNRLEPRIRGFAQTLAERLTPGREVDLVDAFAMPLPASVIGELFALDPTMTARYKRWSVDLSSVSGTTEKDTHRHESIKATVREMEDYLSNVVAERRRHPQDDMVSDLVKTRVDGEALSDAEVMSFLFLLVVAGLETTVQLVSHSVRLLMEQPHLVARLRENPSQVGRFVEEVLRYEPSVHGLVRVTTKATEVSGVVIPEGARVALMIGSACRDGERFKDPDTFDMDREGVNNMPFGHGIHFCLGAPLARLEARVGLEVLLSRFTRFTPTGPVKWNTSLTVRGPLSMPLIPHA; this is encoded by the coding sequence ATGGCTGAACGAGTGAACCTGCTGGCCCCGGAGGTCCGGGCGAATCCCTACCCCGTCTACGCGGAGCTGCGCCGCACCGCGCCGGTGTGTCAGGTGGAGCCCGGCGGGCTGTGGGCCCTCACGCGCTTCGAGGACGTGGCCGCGGCCTTCAAGAACCCGCAGGTCTTCTCCTCCGCCGGCGTGCGCACCACCACCGCGCCGCCGTGGCTGGGCCACAACCCGTTCTCCGAGTCGATGATCGTCATGGACCCGCCGCACCACATGCGGCTGCGCACGCTGGTGAGCCGCGCGTGGACGCCCGCGGCGGTGAACCGGCTGGAGCCTCGCATCCGCGGCTTCGCGCAGACGCTGGCGGAGCGGCTGACCCCGGGGCGCGAGGTGGACCTCGTGGACGCCTTCGCCATGCCGCTGCCCGCCAGCGTGATTGGCGAGCTGTTCGCCTTGGACCCCACCATGACCGCTCGCTACAAGCGCTGGTCGGTGGACCTGTCCAGCGTGTCCGGCACGACGGAGAAGGACACCCACCGGCACGAGTCCATCAAGGCCACCGTGCGCGAGATGGAGGACTACCTGTCCAACGTCGTCGCCGAGCGCCGCCGCCACCCGCAGGACGACATGGTGTCGGACCTGGTGAAGACGCGCGTGGACGGGGAAGCGCTCTCCGACGCGGAGGTGATGAGCTTCCTGTTCCTGCTGGTGGTGGCGGGGCTGGAGACCACCGTGCAGCTCGTCAGCCACAGCGTGCGCCTGTTGATGGAGCAGCCGCACCTGGTGGCCCGGCTGCGCGAGAACCCGTCACAGGTGGGGCGCTTCGTGGAGGAGGTGCTTCGCTACGAGCCCTCCGTGCACGGCCTGGTGCGCGTGACGACGAAGGCCACGGAGGTGTCGGGCGTGGTGATTCCGGAGGGCGCGCGCGTGGCGCTGATGATCGGCTCCGCGTGCCGCGACGGCGAGCGCTTCAAGGACCCGGACACCTTCGACATGGACCGCGAGGGCGTGAACAACATGCCCTTCGGCCACGGCATCCACTTCTGCCTGGGCGCGCCGCTGGCCCGGCTGGAGGCGCGCGTGGGGCTGGAGGTGCTGCTGTCCCGCTTCACGCGCTTCACGCCCACGGGCCCGGTGAAGTGGAACACCTCCCTCACCGTGCGCGGCCCGCTGAGCATGCCCCTCATCCCGCACGCCTGA
- a CDS encoding aldose epimerase: MSGPFPGIAGLDTYALEDGGCRVEVIPTRGALVTRMVVEGEDVLYLDEGTVADLTKSVRGGIPVLFPNAGPLPGDTYPADRKAYSLPQHGFARKLPWTVRQAEESLLVLGLTSSEETLRQYPWAFDAQLAFSLAGRRLTLDFDLENRDTRPLPLHLGYHPYFRVPQAQKAQARVETDATHAWDNRAKHEVPFTGLDLTAQEVDMHLRDHSAPGTVLERGPGLSPVKLSWSGEFRMLVVWTLTGKDFVCVEPWTAAAGALATGEGLLHVAPGERVSLAFDIEA; the protein is encoded by the coding sequence ATGAGCGGACCGTTCCCGGGCATCGCGGGGCTGGACACCTACGCGCTGGAGGACGGCGGCTGCCGCGTGGAGGTCATCCCCACGCGCGGCGCGCTCGTCACGCGCATGGTGGTGGAGGGCGAGGACGTGCTCTATCTGGACGAGGGCACCGTCGCCGACCTCACGAAGAGCGTGCGCGGGGGCATCCCCGTGCTCTTTCCCAACGCCGGTCCCCTGCCCGGGGACACGTATCCGGCGGACCGCAAGGCGTACTCGCTGCCGCAGCACGGCTTCGCGCGGAAGCTGCCGTGGACGGTGCGCCAGGCGGAAGAGTCCCTGCTGGTGCTGGGGCTCACGTCGTCGGAGGAGACGCTGCGCCAGTACCCGTGGGCGTTCGACGCGCAGCTGGCGTTCTCGCTCGCGGGCCGCAGGCTGACGCTGGACTTCGACCTGGAGAACCGGGACACGCGGCCCCTGCCGCTGCACCTGGGCTACCACCCGTACTTCCGCGTGCCTCAAGCGCAGAAGGCCCAGGCGCGCGTGGAGACGGACGCCACGCACGCGTGGGACAACCGCGCGAAGCACGAGGTGCCCTTCACCGGCCTGGACCTCACCGCGCAGGAGGTGGACATGCACCTGCGTGACCACTCCGCGCCGGGCACGGTGCTGGAGCGGGGCCCGGGCCTGTCCCCCGTGAAGCTGTCGTGGAGCGGGGAGTTCCGCATGCTCGTCGTGTGGACGCTCACGGGGAAGGACTTCGTCTGCGTGGAGCCGTGGACGGCCGCCGCCGGGGCGCTGGCCACCGGCGAGGGGCTGCTGCACGTCGCTCCGGGCGAGCGCGTGTCGCTCGCCTTCGACATCGAGGCGTAA
- the pruA gene encoding L-glutamate gamma-semialdehyde dehydrogenase, producing MLNAIPRVPAPKNEPVLSYAPGTPERAELQSTLKRMSGERIDIPVVIGGKHVKSSKTDTVRMPHRHQHVLATLHEADAGHVEQAIQNAMSVKEDWARMPFHARAAIFLRAAELLTTRYRPLLNASSMLGQSKTAHQAEIDAACELIDFLRYNVHFAQQILAIQPENSPQTWNMTDYRPLDGFVFAIAPFNFTSIALNLCVSPAIMGNVVLWKPSSTQALSAWYGLELLREAGLPDGVINMLPGDGPTVGNPVLASPHLGGIHFTGSTPTFNNLWKTVGENVGRYKQYPRLVGETGGKDFIFAHPSAADDLEALAVAIVRGGYEYQGQKCSAASRVYVPESLWPKLKSRLQALIGEIKMGDVADFRNFMGAVIDERSFKKVSSYIELAKSGGEASIVAGGGTDKSEGYFVQPTLVQCTNPRHRIMTEEIFAPLVGVYVYPDAKFEETLKECDQSASYALTGAIFARDRKAIEQMMSGLRNAAGNFYINDKPTGAVVGQQPFGGSRASGTNDKSGSMINLFRWSSPRTIKENFAPPVKVPYPFMDSDPKEGAI from the coding sequence GTGCTCAACGCCATTCCCCGCGTCCCGGCTCCCAAGAACGAGCCTGTCCTCTCCTACGCTCCCGGCACCCCCGAGCGCGCGGAGCTCCAGTCCACCCTCAAGCGCATGAGCGGGGAGCGCATCGACATCCCCGTCGTCATCGGCGGCAAGCACGTGAAGTCCAGCAAGACGGACACCGTGCGCATGCCGCACCGGCATCAGCACGTGCTGGCCACCCTGCACGAGGCCGACGCGGGCCACGTGGAGCAGGCCATCCAGAACGCCATGAGCGTGAAGGAGGACTGGGCGCGGATGCCCTTCCACGCGCGCGCGGCCATCTTCCTGCGCGCCGCGGAGTTGCTGACCACGCGCTACCGCCCGCTGCTCAACGCGTCCTCCATGCTGGGCCAGTCCAAGACGGCGCACCAGGCGGAGATCGACGCGGCCTGTGAGCTCATCGACTTCCTTCGCTACAACGTCCACTTCGCGCAGCAGATCCTGGCCATCCAGCCGGAGAACTCGCCGCAGACGTGGAACATGACGGACTACCGGCCGCTGGACGGGTTCGTCTTCGCCATCGCGCCGTTCAACTTCACGTCCATCGCGCTGAACCTCTGCGTGTCGCCCGCCATCATGGGCAACGTGGTGCTGTGGAAGCCCTCCTCCACGCAGGCCCTGAGCGCGTGGTACGGCCTGGAGCTCCTGCGCGAGGCGGGCCTGCCCGACGGCGTCATCAACATGCTGCCCGGTGACGGCCCCACGGTGGGCAACCCGGTGCTGGCCAGCCCCCACCTGGGCGGCATCCACTTCACCGGCTCCACGCCCACGTTCAACAACCTGTGGAAGACGGTGGGGGAGAACGTCGGCCGCTACAAGCAGTACCCGCGGCTGGTGGGTGAGACGGGCGGCAAGGACTTCATCTTCGCGCACCCGTCCGCGGCGGACGACCTGGAGGCGCTCGCGGTCGCCATCGTGCGCGGCGGCTACGAGTACCAGGGCCAGAAGTGCTCCGCGGCCAGCCGCGTCTACGTGCCGGAGTCCCTGTGGCCCAAGCTGAAGTCGCGGCTCCAGGCGCTCATCGGTGAAATCAAGATGGGCGACGTGGCGGACTTCCGGAACTTCATGGGCGCCGTCATCGACGAGCGCTCGTTCAAGAAGGTGTCCTCGTACATCGAGCTGGCGAAGTCCGGCGGCGAGGCCTCCATCGTCGCGGGCGGCGGCACGGACAAGAGCGAGGGCTACTTCGTGCAGCCCACGCTGGTGCAGTGCACGAACCCGCGCCACCGCATCATGACGGAGGAGATCTTCGCGCCGCTCGTCGGCGTGTACGTCTACCCGGACGCGAAGTTCGAGGAGACGCTGAAGGAGTGCGACCAGTCCGCGAGCTACGCGCTGACGGGCGCCATCTTCGCGCGCGACCGCAAGGCCATCGAGCAGATGATGAGCGGCCTGCGCAACGCGGCGGGCAACTTCTACATCAACGACAAGCCCACGGGCGCGGTGGTGGGCCAGCAGCCCTTCGGCGGCAGCCGGGCCTCGGGCACCAACGACAAGTCCGGGTCGATGATCAACCTGTTCCGCTGGAGCAGCCCGCGCACCATCAAGGAGAACTTCGCGCCGCCCGTGAAGGTCCCCTACCCGTTCATGGACAGCGACCCGAAGGAAGGGGCCATCTAG
- a CDS encoding response regulator produces MKPKVLIVENSWTMRETLRLLLSGEFDCTVAADGETGLAHALTQPPDVLLSDVNMEGIDGYELCRRVRAEPALAHLPVVFVSGYAPRADLEPGQPQPDAYLVKPVKPPYLIAQLHAVLQRARGETAKAAGEG; encoded by the coding sequence GTGAAGCCCAAGGTCCTCATCGTGGAGAACTCCTGGACCATGCGCGAGACGCTCCGGCTGCTGCTGTCGGGTGAGTTCGACTGCACGGTGGCGGCGGATGGGGAGACGGGGCTCGCGCACGCGCTGACGCAGCCGCCGGACGTGCTCCTGTCGGACGTGAACATGGAGGGCATCGACGGCTACGAGTTGTGCCGCCGCGTGCGCGCCGAGCCCGCCCTGGCGCACCTGCCGGTGGTGTTCGTCAGCGGCTACGCACCGCGCGCGGACCTGGAGCCCGGGCAGCCCCAGCCGGATGCGTACCTGGTCAAGCCGGTGAAGCCGCCGTACCTCATCGCGCAGCTGCATGCCGTGCTGCAGCGTGCCCGGGGCGAAACCGCCAAGGCCGCGGGCGAGGGCTGA
- a CDS encoding S1 family peptidase — protein sequence MRAWKWGGATVGLAAVTAWMACGQSGTDELEGIAKAEAATVTLGDGHCAGVVVGQGRHVLTAAHCVAPDAGNERTNFEDGRQLSGRYVFVDRGRDMAVLELEAKAPVAPLEVARGLPIPGAMLVFTGRHDRPGEPQRVMVERWGRCPSLPDVPNALFTTMHGVPGDSGAPLVDEQQRVVGLVHGGARCSIAAPTGDVAPEIERLSRQDAQPLARRPASAPR from the coding sequence ATGCGTGCATGGAAGTGGGGCGGCGCCACGGTGGGCCTCGCGGCCGTGACGGCCTGGATGGCCTGCGGCCAGTCCGGGACGGATGAACTCGAGGGCATCGCGAAGGCCGAGGCCGCGACGGTGACGCTGGGCGACGGCCACTGCGCGGGCGTGGTGGTGGGCCAGGGACGCCACGTCCTCACCGCGGCCCACTGCGTCGCACCGGACGCGGGCAACGAGCGGACGAACTTCGAGGACGGGCGGCAGTTGTCGGGCCGCTATGTGTTCGTGGATCGCGGCCGGGACATGGCGGTACTGGAGCTGGAGGCGAAGGCGCCTGTCGCACCGCTGGAGGTGGCCCGGGGGCTGCCCATCCCCGGCGCCATGCTCGTCTTCACCGGACGCCACGACCGGCCCGGCGAACCGCAGCGCGTGATGGTGGAGCGCTGGGGCCGCTGCCCGTCACTGCCGGACGTGCCCAACGCGCTCTTCACCACGATGCACGGCGTCCCCGGAGACTCTGGCGCGCCGCTGGTGGACGAGCAGCAGCGCGTGGTGGGCCTGGTGCATGGCGGCGCCCGGTGCAGCATCGCCGCGCCCACCGGGGACGTGGCGCCGGAGATCGAGCGCCTGTCACGGCAGGACGCGCAGCCCCTGGCCCGGCGGCCGGCCTCCGCGCCGCGCTGA